A genomic segment from Leptolyngbya boryana PCC 6306 encodes:
- a CDS encoding GAP family protein — protein sequence MSELLWTISAIALLDSINPNAVAAQVYLLTTPKPVPRSIAFILGEILAAWIAGMLIAFGMMQLIAKVFNQLGAVLFMLQFLLGIALLYLGWNFQKLISKTAVKRPKSLKPSDMFLFGFMLAFTEAPTALPYLAAIEQMTRTNPSLTELALLLLFYDVIFVLPLILLVVVYVIAQNRSTQAIALIQEFVSRWFPVLFQVVLILLGIVLIADSIAQGFGRSVI from the coding sequence ATGAGTGAATTACTTTGGACAATTAGCGCGATCGCGCTCTTGGATAGTATTAATCCGAATGCAGTTGCAGCGCAGGTGTATCTATTGACCACACCAAAGCCTGTTCCGAGATCGATCGCATTTATTTTGGGTGAAATCTTAGCGGCTTGGATTGCCGGAATGCTGATTGCATTCGGCATGATGCAATTAATTGCAAAAGTATTCAATCAATTGGGTGCAGTTCTATTCATGTTGCAATTTCTTTTAGGAATTGCACTTTTATATCTTGGCTGGAATTTTCAGAAATTGATATCGAAAACAGCAGTGAAACGCCCAAAGTCATTGAAACCGAGCGATATGTTTCTCTTTGGATTCATGCTTGCCTTCACTGAAGCGCCAACGGCACTGCCTTATCTCGCTGCGATCGAACAAATGACTCGCACGAATCCATCTTTGACAGAGTTAGCATTGCTCTTACTGTTTTACGATGTCATCTTTGTTTTGCCGTTGATTCTGCTCGTGGTCGTCTATGTCATCGCTCAAAATCGTTCTACTCAAGCGATCGCGCTCATTCAAGAATTTGTAAGCCGCTGGTTTCCGGTTCTGTTTCAAGTTGTGCTGATTTTACTCGGCATTGTGTTAATCGCTGATAGCATCGCACAGGGATTTGGGCGATCGGTGATTTGA
- a CDS encoding GDSL-type esterase/lipase family protein, with protein sequence MTAPTVFALTFASAVLPTPSVSVPPTSLPPEKFPISITEPRIASSPLSSTVSVRPEVEIQPEFSSEVAPLVSVPRSGGQLYLQRLSALKIGKLYTRLPSDSFREIWQNSSVQPTYEQWRKLLALEAKAVSRRNGDRQLSILLGDSLSLWFPGDRLPQSQIWLNQGISGDTTWNILARLPDIANTRPDQIYVMAGVNDLKMGASDAEIIWNMQRILKQLRAMHPRTKVIVESILPTRTPRIPSDRIININQQLQELARQEGATYLDLFAQFADHDGQILSEYTTDGIHLTAQGYATWQTVFQDSDTRVAAAPVLAN encoded by the coding sequence ATGACAGCCCCCACCGTCTTTGCCTTGACGTTTGCATCTGCGGTATTACCCACACCATCGGTATCCGTTCCTCCGACTTCGCTCCCGCCAGAAAAGTTCCCGATCTCAATTACTGAACCCAGAATCGCATCTTCTCCGTTGAGTTCGACGGTTTCAGTTCGACCTGAAGTGGAGATCCAGCCTGAGTTTTCTTCAGAGGTTGCCCCGCTAGTGTCTGTACCTCGATCAGGTGGACAACTTTACCTGCAACGCTTATCTGCTTTGAAAATCGGCAAACTCTACACCCGATTGCCCAGCGACAGTTTCCGAGAAATTTGGCAAAATTCCTCTGTTCAGCCGACGTATGAACAGTGGCGAAAATTACTTGCTCTAGAAGCGAAGGCGGTATCAAGACGCAATGGCGATCGTCAACTCTCGATTCTACTCGGTGATTCCTTAAGTTTATGGTTTCCGGGCGATCGCTTACCGCAGTCTCAAATCTGGCTGAATCAAGGCATTTCTGGTGATACGACTTGGAATATCTTGGCGCGCTTACCGGATATTGCGAACACCCGCCCCGATCAAATTTACGTAATGGCAGGGGTGAATGATTTGAAAATGGGGGCAAGCGATGCTGAAATTATTTGGAATATGCAGCGAATTCTCAAGCAGCTTCGCGCAATGCATCCTCGCACCAAGGTGATTGTCGAATCAATCTTACCGACTCGCACCCCCAGGATTCCCAGCGATCGCATTATCAATATCAATCAGCAATTGCAAGAACTTGCACGCCAAGAAGGAGCAACCTATCTCGATTTATTTGCACAATTTGCCGATCACGATGGTCAGATCCTATCGGAATATACGACCGATGGAATTCATCTCACAGCTCAAGGCTATGCAACTTGGCAGACTGTGTTCCAGGATTCTGATACAAGGGTCGCGGCGGCTCCGGTTCTGGCAAATTGA
- a CDS encoding GTPase family protein encodes MVRLRIWQWIVLALPIAVVIGFLLISAGLQIHEWGINWIWAIVALIFVGWRWLLVKWTQPALSQVEAIVAELSEETIELSDSPATNATRQAETEVQKILAEAQFDPPIWQDWNIFWQRCQSLIRAIANIYYPDAQKPLLNIYVPQAYSLLRGTVDDLDQWMQRLAPVLNQVTVGQAVQAYEIYQKLEPSARKVLQAWNWAQWFLNPAVAVARTATQSSSSKATQELLGNLSQMLREAVLRNLARQAISLYSGKAPLVLPAIETPEKFQTLKEVIAQATPVETVAQKPVSLLLVGRTGAGKSSLINTLFVQAQAKVDALPSTDQIQDYRWETESGETLTLWDTPGYEQVERSDFRQQVLDYAAKTDLVLLVSPALDPALQMDLDFLNALKAQELPTLAIVTQVDRLRPIREWNPPYNWQFGDRPKEVSIREAVAYRQDVFGEVASFVLPLVTAGEHREAWGVDELSIAILNSVDPAKQARLARFLKNIDARTVSAAKIIDRYTFQMATTQGLTAFLKSPVLRFLSTIATGSPTLALLLAEQIPIEQLPIVVGKLQMAYDLYQLLQPTTPLDFKALWSILSDSSSTPDRVAWAFGHALTEYWTQNLSIENLEIRYRHYLDAKPL; translated from the coding sequence ATGGTGCGACTTCGGATTTGGCAGTGGATCGTTTTGGCACTCCCGATCGCAGTTGTGATCGGGTTTCTGCTGATTTCAGCAGGACTTCAAATCCATGAATGGGGAATCAACTGGATTTGGGCGATCGTGGCATTAATTTTCGTCGGGTGGCGCTGGCTGCTGGTGAAATGGACACAGCCTGCACTTAGTCAAGTCGAAGCGATCGTTGCTGAACTCTCAGAAGAGACAATCGAACTCAGCGACTCTCCTGCAACCAATGCGACTCGACAAGCCGAAACCGAAGTTCAGAAAATCTTAGCTGAAGCACAATTCGATCCGCCCATCTGGCAAGACTGGAACATCTTTTGGCAACGCTGTCAGAGTTTGATTCGCGCGATCGCAAATATTTACTATCCAGATGCTCAAAAGCCGCTGCTGAATATCTATGTTCCACAGGCTTACTCGTTGTTGCGTGGAACTGTGGATGACTTAGATCAATGGATGCAAAGACTTGCACCTGTCTTGAATCAAGTCACCGTGGGGCAAGCCGTTCAAGCTTATGAGATCTATCAAAAACTAGAGCCTTCTGCGCGGAAAGTGCTGCAAGCGTGGAACTGGGCACAATGGTTTCTCAATCCTGCGGTTGCAGTTGCTCGAACTGCGACACAAAGTAGTAGTAGCAAAGCAACTCAAGAACTCCTAGGCAATCTGAGCCAAATGCTGCGAGAAGCAGTTTTGCGAAATCTAGCAAGACAAGCGATCTCGCTTTATAGCGGCAAGGCTCCACTGGTTCTCCCTGCGATTGAAACACCTGAAAAATTCCAAACTTTAAAAGAAGTCATTGCTCAAGCAACACCCGTCGAAACAGTCGCACAAAAACCCGTCAGCTTATTACTCGTCGGTCGAACTGGAGCCGGAAAAAGTAGTTTGATCAATACCTTGTTTGTGCAAGCACAGGCAAAAGTCGATGCACTGCCTTCGACGGATCAAATCCAAGATTATCGTTGGGAAACAGAGAGTGGAGAGACTTTAACGCTCTGGGATACACCGGGCTATGAGCAGGTTGAACGCTCTGATTTTCGGCAGCAAGTCCTCGATTATGCTGCAAAAACAGACTTAGTTTTACTCGTTTCGCCTGCACTCGATCCAGCATTGCAAATGGATTTGGACTTCTTGAATGCACTGAAGGCACAAGAACTGCCAACCCTTGCGATCGTCACGCAAGTCGATCGTTTACGTCCGATTCGAGAATGGAATCCACCTTACAACTGGCAATTTGGCGATCGCCCCAAAGAAGTCTCGATTCGAGAAGCAGTTGCCTATCGTCAAGACGTGTTTGGTGAAGTTGCTTCATTCGTCTTGCCACTCGTCACAGCGGGTGAACATCGAGAAGCTTGGGGTGTGGATGAATTGTCAATCGCGATTCTGAACAGTGTTGATCCAGCCAAACAAGCGCGTCTCGCCCGATTTCTCAAAAATATTGATGCCCGCACTGTAAGCGCCGCTAAGATTATCGATCGCTATACCTTTCAAATGGCGACAACTCAAGGCTTAACCGCATTTCTAAAAAGCCCTGTTCTGAGATTTCTGTCCACGATCGCGACAGGTTCACCCACATTAGCCCTATTACTCGCAGAACAAATCCCGATCGAACAATTACCGATCGTCGTGGGTAAATTGCAAATGGCGTATGACCTCTACCAATTGCTGCAACCCACAACTCCGCTTGATTTTAAAGCCTTGTGGTCGATCCTGAGCGATAGCTCATCAACCCCCGATCGAGTCGCATGGGCATTTGGGCATGCGTTAACCGAATATTGGACACAAAACTTATCGATCGAAAATCTGGAAATCCGCTACCGCCACTACTTAGACGCAAAACCACTGTGA
- the ilvD gene encoding dihydroxy-acid dehydratase: protein MPENLRSQAITQGVQRSPNRAMLRAVGFQDADFTKPIVGVASAHSTITPCNMGIAPLAIQAEEGIRAAGGMPQMFGTITISDGISMGTEGMKYSLVSRDVIADSIETACTGQSMDGVIAIGGCDKNMPGAMIAMARMNIPAIFVYGGTIKPGHLDGQDLTVVSSFEAVGQYSAGRINEAMLYAVERSACPGAGSCGGMYTANTMSSAFEAMGMSLMYSSTMSAVDPEKAENTALAGKVLVEAIRNQILPRDIITRKSIENAISVIMAVGGSTNAVLHFLAIAHSAGVPWTIDDFETIRERVPVLCDLKPSGRYVATDLHRAGGIPQVMKMLLAHGLLHGDCLTITGETIAERLKDIPEEPRADQDVIRPWDRPMYATGHLAILKGNLATEGSVAKITGVKNPKITGPARVFESEEECLDAILANQINPGDVLVIRYEGPKGGPGMREMLAPTSAIIGAGLGDSVGLITDGRFSGGTYGMVVGHVAPEAFVGGTIALVQEGDEITIDAPARLLQLNVTEEELEKRRAAWKPPAPRYTKGVLAKYAKLVSSSSLGAVTDLGLG from the coding sequence ATGCCCGAAAATCTAAGAAGCCAAGCTATCACTCAGGGGGTTCAGCGATCGCCCAATCGTGCGATGCTGCGCGCTGTGGGATTCCAAGATGCCGATTTCACAAAGCCGATCGTCGGGGTTGCAAGTGCTCACAGTACGATTACGCCTTGCAACATGGGAATTGCACCGCTTGCCATTCAAGCAGAAGAAGGCATTCGGGCGGCAGGCGGTATGCCGCAGATGTTTGGCACGATTACGATTAGTGACGGGATCTCGATGGGTACGGAAGGGATGAAATATTCTCTCGTCTCGCGAGATGTGATTGCCGATTCGATCGAGACTGCTTGCACCGGGCAAAGTATGGACGGCGTAATCGCGATCGGCGGGTGTGATAAAAACATGCCGGGAGCCATGATTGCGATGGCACGAATGAATATTCCAGCGATTTTTGTCTATGGCGGCACAATTAAGCCGGGTCATTTAGACGGACAAGATTTGACTGTCGTTAGTTCGTTTGAAGCGGTTGGACAGTACAGTGCTGGCAGAATTAACGAAGCCATGCTGTATGCCGTGGAGCGAAGTGCTTGTCCGGGTGCGGGTTCGTGCGGTGGAATGTATACCGCAAATACGATGTCCTCGGCATTTGAAGCGATGGGCATGAGCTTGATGTATTCGTCTACGATGTCGGCGGTGGATCCTGAAAAAGCAGAAAATACCGCACTGGCTGGAAAGGTCTTAGTTGAAGCGATTCGCAATCAAATCCTGCCGCGAGACATTATTACGCGCAAGTCGATCGAGAATGCGATTTCAGTGATCATGGCAGTGGGTGGTTCGACGAATGCTGTGTTGCACTTTTTAGCGATCGCGCATTCAGCGGGTGTGCCTTGGACGATTGATGATTTTGAAACGATTCGCGAACGGGTTCCGGTGCTCTGTGATCTCAAACCTTCGGGTCGTTATGTGGCAACAGACTTGCATCGGGCGGGTGGAATTCCGCAGGTGATGAAAATGCTGTTAGCTCATGGCTTGCTGCATGGAGATTGTTTGACAATTACTGGAGAAACGATCGCAGAACGGCTGAAAGACATTCCCGAAGAACCGCGTGCGGATCAAGATGTGATTCGTCCTTGGGATCGACCGATGTATGCGACTGGACACTTAGCAATTCTCAAAGGCAATTTAGCGACAGAAGGATCGGTTGCGAAAATCACAGGCGTTAAGAATCCGAAGATTACAGGCCCCGCTCGTGTGTTTGAGTCTGAGGAAGAATGTCTGGATGCGATTTTGGCAAACCAAATCAATCCAGGTGATGTCCTCGTCATTCGCTACGAAGGCCCGAAAGGCGGCCCTGGAATGCGAGAAATGCTTGCACCAACTTCCGCGATTATTGGCGCAGGATTAGGCGATTCAGTTGGCTTGATCACCGATGGGCGCTTTTCAGGCGGAACCTACGGTATGGTTGTCGGACACGTTGCACCGGAGGCATTTGTCGGCGGTACGATCGCACTGGTTCAAGAAGGCGACGAAATCACGATCGATGCTCCCGCGCGTTTACTTCAGTTGAATGTCACTGAAGAAGAGTTAGAAAAACGCCGCGCTGCCTGGAAACCCCCTGCCCCGAGATATACCAAAGGCGTGCTAGCAAAGTATGCCAAATTGGTCTCGTCGAGCAGTTTGGGGGCAGTGACGGATTTGGGATTGGGTTGA
- a CDS encoding C39 family peptidase: MKLKVLQSTTFKQSTADSSKLSAQDKISVPVGEEFTVHSYKPVGNNHVRVALVDQFLGRPPRNTWYVFQPHVQIFNQRGQVKNFERKASIGLPNFSLPSSKLLNVPYHTQLNNAENPKGACNVTSFAMVMRYFQIPKRTNAVQFEDELYRYMENKGLSRHDPHDLAIMAEDYGLKDDLTLQGRMLDIRKAISEGKPCILHGYFTSFGHILVVRGYDRVGLRVNDPFGEWFEDGYRNDLPGDNLSYSYNLIQRCASPEGPNFMWLHRLSRA, encoded by the coding sequence ATGAAACTCAAAGTTCTGCAATCTACAACATTCAAACAGTCCACAGCGGATTCTTCTAAGCTATCGGCTCAAGATAAAATCAGTGTCCCAGTTGGTGAGGAGTTTACCGTTCACTCTTACAAACCCGTGGGCAATAATCATGTTCGGGTTGCACTCGTTGATCAGTTTTTGGGCAGACCTCCGCGCAATACCTGGTATGTCTTTCAGCCGCATGTTCAGATTTTTAATCAACGCGGACAGGTAAAAAACTTTGAGCGCAAAGCCAGCATCGGACTGCCAAATTTTTCCCTACCGTCGTCGAAGCTCTTAAATGTCCCTTATCATACGCAACTCAACAATGCTGAGAATCCGAAAGGAGCTTGCAATGTCACAAGTTTTGCGATGGTGATGCGGTATTTCCAGATTCCGAAGCGAACAAATGCGGTGCAGTTTGAGGATGAACTCTATCGCTACATGGAAAATAAAGGCTTAAGCCGCCATGATCCGCATGATTTGGCGATCATGGCAGAGGATTATGGATTAAAAGATGACCTGACTTTACAAGGGCGAATGCTCGATATTCGTAAAGCGATCTCCGAAGGCAAGCCCTGCATTCTGCATGGATACTTTACGAGCTTTGGACATATTCTAGTCGTGCGCGGATACGATCGCGTCGGCTTGCGCGTGAATGATCCGTTTGGCGAGTGGTTTGAGGACGGCTATCGCAATGATTTGCCGGGCGACAATCTCTCGTATTCTTACAATCTGATTCAGCGCTGTGCTTCGCCAGAAGGTCCGAACTTTATGTGGCTACATCGGTTGTCGAGAGCTTAA
- a CDS encoding phytoene synthase, with the protein MSTSTLSSVLRMLQLPEQPSSYLRSLASVDEAYEQCRQLMEHFTKSFYLATLLFPLEKRRAIWAIYVWCRRTDELVDGFNGKQATNDTLDQWEERLEKIFAGYPEDDFDVALVDTVERFPIEIQPFRDMIAGQRMDLYRSRYETFDELYLYCYRVASTVGLMSTDVMGLAEPDTTAPWYRPEPSYSPLDDAIALGVAKQLTNILRDVGEDARRGRIYLPLEDLARFNYTEDDLMKGVNDDRWKALMKFQIERARQFYAMAERGIGSLNEDARWPVWSALMLYSQILNAIENNNYDNFNRRAYVPGLKKMSLLPISWLRAKVL; encoded by the coding sequence TTGTCAACTTCCACCCTTTCCTCCGTCTTACGAATGCTGCAATTGCCCGAACAACCCTCTTCCTACCTGCGATCGCTAGCTTCTGTCGATGAGGCTTACGAACAGTGTCGCCAACTGATGGAACACTTCACGAAGTCTTTCTACTTAGCGACGCTGCTATTCCCGCTCGAAAAGCGGCGGGCAATCTGGGCAATTTATGTCTGGTGTCGCCGGACAGATGAACTTGTCGATGGCTTTAATGGCAAGCAAGCCACGAACGATACGCTTGATCAGTGGGAAGAGCGCTTAGAAAAAATCTTCGCGGGCTATCCCGAAGATGATTTCGATGTCGCACTGGTTGACACGGTGGAGCGCTTTCCGATCGAGATTCAACCGTTCCGCGACATGATTGCGGGGCAACGGATGGATCTCTATCGCAGCCGCTATGAGACGTTCGATGAGCTTTACTTGTACTGCTATCGGGTTGCAAGTACGGTTGGTTTGATGTCCACGGATGTGATGGGGCTAGCTGAGCCAGATACGACTGCGCCCTGGTATCGTCCTGAACCTAGCTATTCGCCGTTAGACGATGCGATCGCGCTCGGTGTCGCGAAACAGTTAACGAATATTTTGCGCGATGTGGGTGAAGATGCGCGTCGGGGTCGGATTTATCTACCGCTTGAGGATTTAGCGCGGTTTAATTACACCGAAGACGACTTGATGAAGGGTGTGAATGACGATCGCTGGAAAGCCCTGATGAAGTTTCAGATTGAGCGAGCGCGGCAGTTCTATGCAATGGCAGAGCGTGGCATTGGTTCATTAAATGAAGATGCCCGCTGGCCAGTTTGGTCAGCCTTGATGCTGTATAGCCAAATTTTGAACGCAATCGAGAACAATAATTATGACAATTTCAACCGTCGGGCTTATGTACCCGGGTTGAAAAAAATGTCGTTGTTACCGATTTCTTGGCTGAGAGCAAAAGTCCTTTAA
- the pds gene encoding 15-cis-phytoene desaturase, with protein MRVAIAGGGLAGLACAKYLVDAGHTPIVLESRDVLGGLVAAWKDEDGDWYETGLHAFFGAYPNMLQLMGELNILDRLQWKEHALIFNQPEKPETYSYFSVPDIPAPFNVIASILKNNDMLTWEQKIRFAIGLWPGVLRGQKYVEDMDKYSLLEWLQRQGIGERVSSDIFIAASKALTFINPDEVSATIILTALNKFLQERYGSKIAFLDGSPTERLCQPIVDHIVAGGGEVHLKKPLKQVLLNEDQSVKGFLIRGLDGAPDEVITADKYVSAMSVDVMKVLMPEPWKAMPFFQKLEGLEGVPVINLHLWFDRKLTDIDQLLFSRSDLLSVYADMSITCKAYEDPDRSMLEFVLAPAKDWIDKSDEAIIEATMKELERLFPQHLTGENPAKLRKYKVVKTPRSVYTASPGRQAYRPSQETPIANFYLSGSYTMQQYLGSMEGAVLSGKLTAQAITNAPASTATESPRLVTSQ; from the coding sequence ATGCGAGTAGCGATCGCCGGAGGCGGCTTAGCAGGATTAGCCTGCGCGAAATATTTAGTCGATGCTGGACACACGCCAATCGTGCTGGAAAGCCGCGATGTACTAGGTGGATTAGTTGCAGCTTGGAAAGATGAAGATGGCGACTGGTACGAAACGGGGCTTCATGCCTTTTTCGGCGCTTATCCGAATATGCTGCAATTAATGGGTGAATTGAACATCCTCGATCGACTCCAGTGGAAAGAGCATGCTCTGATTTTTAATCAGCCTGAAAAGCCTGAAACCTATTCCTACTTCAGCGTTCCCGACATTCCCGCTCCCTTTAACGTCATTGCTTCGATTCTGAAAAACAATGACATGCTGACCTGGGAGCAGAAAATCCGCTTCGCGATCGGGCTGTGGCCGGGTGTACTCCGCGGTCAAAAGTACGTCGAAGACATGGATAAGTACAGTCTGCTGGAATGGCTACAGCGTCAAGGCATTGGCGAACGAGTCAGTTCTGATATCTTTATCGCTGCCTCGAAAGCACTGACGTTTATCAATCCTGACGAAGTTTCAGCGACGATTATCCTCACAGCACTCAATAAATTTTTACAAGAACGTTACGGCTCTAAGATTGCTTTCTTAGATGGTTCTCCCACAGAAAGATTGTGCCAACCGATCGTCGATCACATTGTTGCAGGCGGGGGCGAAGTTCACCTGAAAAAGCCGCTCAAGCAGGTCTTGTTGAATGAAGATCAGTCTGTGAAAGGCTTCTTGATTCGGGGACTAGATGGCGCACCCGATGAAGTTATCACCGCAGATAAGTACGTCTCTGCCATGTCTGTAGATGTGATGAAAGTCCTGATGCCAGAGCCTTGGAAAGCAATGCCATTTTTCCAAAAGCTCGAAGGCTTAGAAGGCGTTCCGGTGATCAACTTACATCTCTGGTTCGATCGCAAATTGACAGATATCGATCAGCTATTGTTCTCTCGCTCCGACTTACTGAGTGTCTATGCTGACATGAGCATTACCTGTAAGGCGTACGAAGACCCCGATCGCTCAATGCTGGAATTTGTCCTAGCTCCTGCAAAAGATTGGATCGACAAATCCGACGAAGCGATCATCGAAGCGACGATGAAAGAATTAGAGCGGTTATTCCCGCAACATTTAACTGGGGAAAATCCTGCTAAGTTAAGAAAATATAAAGTTGTGAAAACGCCGCGATCAGTCTACACGGCTTCTCCGGGTCGTCAGGCATACCGCCCATCGCAGGAAACGCCGATCGCAAACTTCTATCTTTCAGGAAGCTACACGATGCAGCAATATCTAGGAAGTATGGAAGGAGCCGTGCTTTCTGGTAAGCTGACAGCGCAGGCAATTACGAACGCGCCTGCTTCAACTGCCACTGAATCACCCCGATTAGTGACCAGTCAGTAG
- a CDS encoding glycoside hydrolase family 2 protein has protein sequence MIESIAAVFSAGTYALQVFTGQPLSTDYGMTVAIANTVRERAKPADTFIDSIGIATHLRYIDTSYGRFEDVVEPRLRELGIRHIRDGGNDPKMYAKMRRLGAQGIRSTLVMDPRDNITPQNVVDQVKQALPYVAGIEGPNEWDVNAERMSYKGKSFPEGLRNYQADMFRALKSDRATANIPVLAPSMAQPENGKKVGSLAAYSELGNMHSYSGGRVPGQDFDWRWLPLTKQFSGDRPIIVTETGYHNAIHDRVTTHKAVTEQVSAKYIPRTYLEFFNRGIKRTFIYELMDQRPAPDQENNFGIIRADGTPKPAFYAVRNLIRILNDQSGSSAPGSLSYYFSGNVKDLRHTLLQKRNGDFYLVMWLNTESTDAIKTQRVTVNLLTPTKAAATFLPNRSSSATATFSAPRRVTMDVPDAPIILKVVPK, from the coding sequence ATGATCGAATCAATCGCTGCGGTTTTCAGTGCAGGAACATACGCACTTCAGGTGTTTACAGGTCAGCCGCTCAGCACAGATTATGGAATGACGGTCGCGATCGCGAATACGGTTCGAGAACGTGCAAAACCTGCGGATACGTTTATTGATTCGATAGGGATTGCGACGCATTTGCGCTACATCGATACGAGCTATGGACGCTTTGAAGATGTGGTTGAACCCCGACTGCGAGAGTTGGGGATTCGACATATTCGCGACGGCGGGAATGATCCCAAAATGTATGCCAAGATGCGCCGCTTAGGAGCACAGGGGATTCGATCGACGTTAGTGATGGATCCACGTGACAACATTACACCGCAGAATGTCGTCGATCAGGTAAAGCAGGCACTACCTTATGTAGCAGGGATAGAAGGACCGAACGAATGGGATGTAAATGCGGAAAGGATGAGCTACAAGGGTAAGTCTTTTCCAGAGGGATTGCGCAACTATCAAGCGGATATGTTCCGCGCGCTTAAGAGCGATCGAGCCACGGCAAATATTCCGGTGCTGGCTCCCTCCATGGCACAACCAGAAAATGGGAAAAAAGTTGGATCGCTCGCGGCTTATAGTGAACTGGGCAATATGCACAGTTATTCAGGGGGACGTGTGCCGGGGCAAGATTTTGATTGGCGTTGGTTGCCGCTCACAAAACAATTTTCAGGCGATCGACCGATTATTGTCACCGAGACGGGATACCACAATGCCATTCACGATCGCGTCACAACGCACAAAGCTGTGACCGAGCAAGTCTCTGCGAAGTATATTCCAAGAACGTATTTGGAGTTTTTCAATCGTGGGATCAAACGCACGTTTATCTACGAACTCATGGATCAGCGTCCGGCTCCAGATCAAGAGAATAACTTTGGCATCATTCGCGCTGATGGCACTCCGAAACCTGCCTTTTATGCGGTACGTAATCTGATTCGGATTTTGAATGATCAGTCTGGCAGCAGTGCTCCTGGAAGCTTATCTTACTATTTCAGCGGCAATGTAAAAGACTTACGGCATACCTTGTTGCAGAAGAGGAATGGTGACTTCTACTTAGTCATGTGGCTGAACACCGAAAGTACAGACGCGATCAAAACTCAGCGAGTGACCGTGAATTTGTTGACTCCAACTAAAGCAGCAGCGACCTTTTTACCGAATCGATCGTCGAGTGCAACAGCGACATTTTCGGCTCCGAGAAGAGTAACGATGGATGTACCAGATGCGCCGATTATTTTAAAAGTGGTACCGAAATAA
- a CDS encoding sirohydrochlorin chelatase, translating into MRSAYLLVTHGSRDIRPQIAIDQLRDRIEQQLSTPVGAAVLECAPTPLHEQIEEFSRQHPDISQIQIVPLFLLPGVHVMEDIPEQIAIARSNISAELKVMPHLGSYAGLEKVLAKRIRQIPSDARILLSHGSRRPGGNAVIEELATAIDAVSAYWSVEPKLDSRLAELQGCQEIVILPYFLFSGGITDAISASVQTLAEKYPDSSLHLLSAFDFCEDLVNLIVEWIAPELAMRSTQSASILR; encoded by the coding sequence TTGCGTTCTGCCTATCTTCTCGTTACGCATGGAAGTCGGGATATTCGCCCCCAGATCGCGATCGATCAACTGCGCGATCGCATCGAACAGCAACTTTCTACTCCAGTAGGAGCGGCTGTTTTAGAATGCGCTCCCACTCCCTTACATGAGCAAATCGAGGAGTTTAGCCGTCAGCATCCTGACATCTCTCAAATCCAGATTGTGCCTCTCTTTTTGCTACCTGGCGTGCATGTGATGGAAGACATTCCAGAGCAGATTGCGATCGCGCGATCGAACATTTCAGCCGAACTCAAAGTGATGCCTCATCTGGGCAGTTATGCAGGATTGGAGAAAGTTTTAGCCAAGCGAATTCGTCAGATTCCTTCAGATGCAAGAATTCTGCTGTCTCATGGAAGCCGTCGCCCTGGTGGAAACGCTGTCATTGAAGAACTTGCAACCGCGATCGATGCTGTTTCCGCATATTGGTCAGTTGAGCCGAAATTAGATTCACGTTTGGCGGAATTGCAGGGATGTCAGGAAATTGTGATTTTGCCTTACTTTCTCTTCTCAGGCGGGATAACAGATGCGATCTCGGCTTCGGTTCAAACGCTTGCCGAGAAATATCCAGACTCGTCTTTACATTTACTCAGTGCATTTGACTTTTGCGAGGATCTTGTCAATCTGATTGTGGAATGGATTGCGCCAGAATTAGCAATGCGATCAACGCAGTCCGCTAGTATTCTGAGATAA